A window from Dermacentor albipictus isolate Rhodes 1998 colony chromosome 10, USDA_Dalb.pri_finalv2, whole genome shotgun sequence encodes these proteins:
- the LOC135899309 gene encoding uncharacterized protein isoform X1, with protein MATDSGVSSNGLASHPLSEPPLSLPGSRKGSGEDVLTASGAAGSPCGPLVSPVACQSSSPNGDLRDPEDTTIKVADDGLVALVPSCGDLRSSEASRIAPKSTECSVAQLSPKCVTPPASPGLPTSSMLEEPSSRLQAPDSSATTMVDSPKGDEVRVATDAADCVSRPVHECSPASAMTTSLSNGILPEAGGAAVSEMRSTAGSETKVESPSRNHIFEPLQNGNLPEQLPSGGSPRHTQDRGLQESANVQRTTSPESPRENGTRSPCCNGREEVRTLVTSQAVVGSSPRARGCEPSPDAGSETTGKKHCAAVPNGDVGLRCVRDSAGIGCDRTVLPASAALPEVRRRSASDGAVKENGWAQRGRSSHSECNGLDRRTIVLSSSSGSSSGSTEGPDSPLPGETLGSGVRWSGGGRSVSEVKELAYARLQAELSRAQQELRLRDEEVARLSQIRDQVGAELEELTASLFEEANNMVREANMKQAGAEKRLQEATLKVEVLQAEVSALKALVLTSTPSRPNTHLHPQLSRHRHRRSPSNYELATCRPPSPPSQQVSQQQQQQQQGQSQSGQAGSDGTSPDLSEVDPVCHREFLRWQEKPTVSDRQDMFVSRLYREDVLPCLHFPNCQLAAQVLRAIEENSITIEAVNAANPFPRRCSLLEAPRVCQYRMRLGDSGSAWYHISQLCRNRITSVCDLFCYLRYIQQGLVRSSLQEMYWEVMRRRRSIALARLGLPPC; from the exons ATGGCGACGGACAGTGGCGTCTCCTCCAACGGACTTGCGTCCCATCCATTGTCAGAGCCACCGCTCAGCCTGCCGGGTAGCAGGAAAGGCAGCGGGGAAGATGTCCTGACCGCTTCAGGTGCTGCAGG GTCACCCTGCGGACCACTGGTTAGTCCGGTAGCCTGCCAGAGCTCAAGCCCAAATGGGGATTTACGCGATCCAGAAGACACCACCATTAAGGTTGCAGACGACGGCTTGGTTGCACTAGTTCCAAGCTGCGGTGACCTGCGCAGTTCAGAAGCTTCGAGAATTGCACCCAAGTCGACAGAATGCAGTGTTGCGCAGCTGTCTCCTAAATGTGTGACTCCTCCTGCAAGTCCAGGTTTACCCACTTCATCAATGCTTGAAGAACCTAGTTCCAGACTGCAAGCTCCAGACAGCTCTGCAACAACAATGGTTGATTCGCCGAAGGGGGATGAGGTAAGGGTTGCCACTGATGCGGCAGACTGTGTCTCGAGACCCGTCCATGAGTGTTCTCCAGCGTCGGCAATGACAACCTCGTTGAGCAATGGGATTCTACCCGAGGCAGGTGGCGCTGCTGTCTCGGAAATGCGGAGCACTGCTGGCTCCGAAACTAAAGTGGAGTCTCCCAGCAGGAACCACATTTTTGAACCACTGCAAAACGGCAACTTGCCAGAACAGCTCCCAAGTGGTGGCTCTCCACGGCACACTCAGGACAGAGGACTTCAAGAGTCGGCCAATGTACAAAGGACGACTTCTCCCGAGTCGCCAAGAGAAAACGGCACGCGATCGCCGTGCTGCAACGGGAGGGAGGAAGTGCGGACACTGGTCACCAGCCAAGCCGTTGTTGGGAGTAGTCCGAGGGCTCGGGGTTGTGAGCCATCACCGGATGCAGGGTCAGAGACCACTGGAAAGAAGCACTGTGCTGCTGTGCCCAATGGGGATGTGGGCTTGAGGTGTGTCCGAGACAGTGCTGGCATCGGCTGTGACAGGACTGTGCTTCCAGCCTCAGCTGCCCTTCCGGAAGTGAGGAGGCGCAGTGCTTCGGACGGGGCAGTTAAGGAGAACGGCTGGGCACAAAG GGGTCGGTCTAGCCACTCGGAGTGCAACGGTCTAGATCGGCGCACCATTGTGCTGAGCAGCAGCAGTGGTAGCAGCAGTGGCTCCACTGAGGGGCCCGACAGTCCCTTGCCCGGAGAGACCCTTGG CTCTGGTGTCCGATGGAGCGGTGGGGGACGCAGTGTCTCCGAGGTCAAGGAGCTCGCTTACGCCCGCCTGCAGGCAGAGCTGTCACGTGCGCAGCAG GAGCTGCGCCTCCGCGACGAGGAAGTGGCTCGGCTGAGCCAGATCCGAGACCAGGTGGGCGCCGAGCTGGAGGAACTCACCGCTAGCCTATTTGAG GAGGCAAACAACATGGTGCGGGAGGCCAACATGAAGCAGGCAGGAGCTGAGAAGCGGCTCCAGGAAGCTACTCTGAAG GTGGAAGTGTTGCAAGCGGAAGTGAGCGCCCTGAAGGCGCTTGTTCTCACTTCCACACCCAGCCGGCCCAACACGCACCTTCACCCACAGCTCAGTCGGCACCGGCACCGGCGGTCGCCCTCCAACTACGAGCTGGCCACGTGTCGGCCACCTTCCCCGCCCAGCCAGCAGGTGTcccaacagcaacagcagcagcagcagggccAGTCCCAATCAGGCCAGGCTGGCAGCGATGGAACGAGCCCTGACCTCTCGGAG GTGGACCCAGTGTGCCATCGGGAGTTCCTCCGGTGGCAGGAGAAGCCAACCGTGTCGGACCGGCAGGACATGTTTGTGTCGCGACTGTACCGGGAGGATGTGCTGCCCTGCCTGCACTTTCCCAACTGCCAGCTGGCTGCACAAGTGCTTCGTGCTATCGAGGAGAACAGCATCACCATCGAGGCAGTCAACGCGGCCAACCCCTTTCCCAG GCGCTGTTCCTTGCTGGAGGCACCCCGTGTTTGCCAGTACCGCATGCGGCTAGGTGACTCGGGCTCTGCCTGGTACCACATCTCGCAGCTGTGCCGAAACCGG ATAACATCAGTGTGTGACCTCTTCTGCTACCTACGCTACATACAGCAGGGCCTGGTTCGCAGCAGCC
- the LOC135899309 gene encoding uncharacterized protein isoform X2 produces the protein MATDSGVSSNGLASHPLSEPPLSLPGSRKGSGEDVLTASGAAGSPCGPLVSPVACQSSSPNGDLRDPEDTTIKVADDGLVALVPSCGDLRSSEASRIAPKSTECSVAQLSPKCVTPPASPGLPTSSMLEEPSSRLQAPDSSATTMVDSPKGDEVRVATDAADCVSRPVHECSPASAMTTSLSNGILPEAGGAAVSEMRSTAGSETKVESPSRNHIFEPLQNGNLPEQLPSGGSPRHTQDRGLQESANVQRTTSPESPRENGTRSPCCNGREEVRTLVTSQAVVGSSPRARGCEPSPDAGSETTGKKHCAAVPNGDVGLRCVRDSAGIGCDRTVLPASAALPEVRRRSASDGAVKENGWAQRGRSSHSECNGLDRRTIVLSSSSGSSSGSTEGPDSPLPGETLGSGVRWSGGGRSVSEVKELAYARLQAELSRAQQELRLRDEEVARLSQIRDQVGAELEELTASLFEEANNMVREANMKQAGAEKRLQEATLKVEVLQAEVSALKALVLTSTPSRPNTHLHPQLSRHRHRRSPSNYELATCRPPSPPSQQVSQQQQQQQQGQSQSGQAGSDGTSPDLSEVDPVCHREFLRWQEKPTVSDRQDMFVSRLYREDVLPCLHFPNCQLAAQVLRAIEENSITIEAVNAANPFPRRCSLLEAPRVCQYRMRLGDSGSAWYHISQLCRNRCRRCTGR, from the exons ATGGCGACGGACAGTGGCGTCTCCTCCAACGGACTTGCGTCCCATCCATTGTCAGAGCCACCGCTCAGCCTGCCGGGTAGCAGGAAAGGCAGCGGGGAAGATGTCCTGACCGCTTCAGGTGCTGCAGG GTCACCCTGCGGACCACTGGTTAGTCCGGTAGCCTGCCAGAGCTCAAGCCCAAATGGGGATTTACGCGATCCAGAAGACACCACCATTAAGGTTGCAGACGACGGCTTGGTTGCACTAGTTCCAAGCTGCGGTGACCTGCGCAGTTCAGAAGCTTCGAGAATTGCACCCAAGTCGACAGAATGCAGTGTTGCGCAGCTGTCTCCTAAATGTGTGACTCCTCCTGCAAGTCCAGGTTTACCCACTTCATCAATGCTTGAAGAACCTAGTTCCAGACTGCAAGCTCCAGACAGCTCTGCAACAACAATGGTTGATTCGCCGAAGGGGGATGAGGTAAGGGTTGCCACTGATGCGGCAGACTGTGTCTCGAGACCCGTCCATGAGTGTTCTCCAGCGTCGGCAATGACAACCTCGTTGAGCAATGGGATTCTACCCGAGGCAGGTGGCGCTGCTGTCTCGGAAATGCGGAGCACTGCTGGCTCCGAAACTAAAGTGGAGTCTCCCAGCAGGAACCACATTTTTGAACCACTGCAAAACGGCAACTTGCCAGAACAGCTCCCAAGTGGTGGCTCTCCACGGCACACTCAGGACAGAGGACTTCAAGAGTCGGCCAATGTACAAAGGACGACTTCTCCCGAGTCGCCAAGAGAAAACGGCACGCGATCGCCGTGCTGCAACGGGAGGGAGGAAGTGCGGACACTGGTCACCAGCCAAGCCGTTGTTGGGAGTAGTCCGAGGGCTCGGGGTTGTGAGCCATCACCGGATGCAGGGTCAGAGACCACTGGAAAGAAGCACTGTGCTGCTGTGCCCAATGGGGATGTGGGCTTGAGGTGTGTCCGAGACAGTGCTGGCATCGGCTGTGACAGGACTGTGCTTCCAGCCTCAGCTGCCCTTCCGGAAGTGAGGAGGCGCAGTGCTTCGGACGGGGCAGTTAAGGAGAACGGCTGGGCACAAAG GGGTCGGTCTAGCCACTCGGAGTGCAACGGTCTAGATCGGCGCACCATTGTGCTGAGCAGCAGCAGTGGTAGCAGCAGTGGCTCCACTGAGGGGCCCGACAGTCCCTTGCCCGGAGAGACCCTTGG CTCTGGTGTCCGATGGAGCGGTGGGGGACGCAGTGTCTCCGAGGTCAAGGAGCTCGCTTACGCCCGCCTGCAGGCAGAGCTGTCACGTGCGCAGCAG GAGCTGCGCCTCCGCGACGAGGAAGTGGCTCGGCTGAGCCAGATCCGAGACCAGGTGGGCGCCGAGCTGGAGGAACTCACCGCTAGCCTATTTGAG GAGGCAAACAACATGGTGCGGGAGGCCAACATGAAGCAGGCAGGAGCTGAGAAGCGGCTCCAGGAAGCTACTCTGAAG GTGGAAGTGTTGCAAGCGGAAGTGAGCGCCCTGAAGGCGCTTGTTCTCACTTCCACACCCAGCCGGCCCAACACGCACCTTCACCCACAGCTCAGTCGGCACCGGCACCGGCGGTCGCCCTCCAACTACGAGCTGGCCACGTGTCGGCCACCTTCCCCGCCCAGCCAGCAGGTGTcccaacagcaacagcagcagcagcagggccAGTCCCAATCAGGCCAGGCTGGCAGCGATGGAACGAGCCCTGACCTCTCGGAG GTGGACCCAGTGTGCCATCGGGAGTTCCTCCGGTGGCAGGAGAAGCCAACCGTGTCGGACCGGCAGGACATGTTTGTGTCGCGACTGTACCGGGAGGATGTGCTGCCCTGCCTGCACTTTCCCAACTGCCAGCTGGCTGCACAAGTGCTTCGTGCTATCGAGGAGAACAGCATCACCATCGAGGCAGTCAACGCGGCCAACCCCTTTCCCAG GCGCTGTTCCTTGCTGGAGGCACCCCGTGTTTGCCAGTACCGCATGCGGCTAGGTGACTCGGGCTCTGCCTGGTACCACATCTCGCAGCTGTGCCGAAACCGG